The Flaviramulus sp. BrNp1-15 genome has a window encoding:
- the rimO gene encoding 30S ribosomal protein S12 methylthiotransferase RimO — protein sequence MRTKTLKKNKINVVTLGCSKNVYDSEVLMGQLKASGKDVAHEEEGNIVVINTCGFINNAKEESVNTILEYVQKKEEGAVDKVFVTGCLSERYKPDLVKEIPNVDEYFGTTELPGLLKALGADYRHELIGERLTTTPKNYAYLKIAEGCDRPCSFCAIPLMRGKHKSTPIEDIVIEAEKLAAKGVKELILIAQDLTYYGLDLYKKRNLAELLEALVKVEGVEWIRLHYAFPTGFPLDVLDVMNREPKVCNYLDIPLQHISDDILKSMRRGTTKEKTTKLISQFREAVPEMTIRTTLIVGYPGETEENFQELKQWVSDMRFERLGCFTYSHEENTHAYNLEDDVPEDVKIDRANQIMEIQSQISWELNQQKIGETFKVVIDRKEGNYFVGRTEFDSPDVDNEVLIDATKTYLKTGEFTTVKIIEAEDFDLYGEVVS from the coding sequence ATGCGCACAAAAACTCTTAAAAAGAACAAGATTAACGTAGTAACCCTTGGTTGTAGTAAAAATGTTTACGACAGCGAAGTGCTTATGGGGCAATTAAAAGCCAGTGGTAAAGATGTAGCACATGAAGAAGAAGGCAATATTGTTGTAATTAATACTTGTGGTTTTATTAATAATGCCAAAGAAGAGAGTGTAAATACCATTCTGGAATATGTTCAGAAGAAAGAAGAAGGTGCAGTTGATAAAGTATTTGTAACAGGATGTTTAAGCGAGCGTTATAAGCCAGATTTAGTAAAAGAAATCCCTAATGTTGATGAATATTTTGGAACTACGGAATTACCAGGATTATTAAAAGCTTTAGGAGCCGATTATAGACATGAGTTAATTGGGGAGCGTTTAACAACTACACCAAAAAACTATGCCTATTTAAAAATAGCAGAAGGTTGCGACAGACCATGTTCGTTTTGTGCCATTCCATTAATGCGTGGTAAACACAAAAGCACACCAATTGAAGACATTGTAATTGAAGCTGAAAAACTAGCTGCAAAAGGGGTTAAAGAACTTATTTTAATTGCTCAAGATTTAACGTATTATGGACTCGATTTATACAAAAAACGAAATTTAGCAGAACTTCTTGAAGCTTTAGTAAAAGTTGAAGGTGTAGAATGGATTCGCTTGCATTATGCATTTCCAACAGGCTTTCCGTTGGATGTTTTAGATGTTATGAATCGCGAACCTAAAGTTTGTAATTATTTAGATATTCCGTTACAGCATATTTCAGATGATATATTGAAAAGTATGCGTCGCGGAACAACTAAAGAAAAAACAACTAAATTAATTTCTCAGTTTAGGGAAGCTGTTCCAGAAATGACTATTAGAACCACACTTATTGTTGGTTATCCGGGAGAAACTGAAGAGAATTTCCAAGAGTTAAAACAATGGGTTAGCGATATGCGTTTTGAGCGTTTAGGCTGTTTTACATATTCTCATGAGGAAAACACACATGCTTACAATTTAGAAGATGATGTTCCTGAAGATGTAAAAATTGATAGAGCTAACCAGATTATGGAAATTCAATCGCAAATTTCTTGGGAATTGAATCAACAAAAAATAGGGGAGACTTTCAAAGTGGTTATTGATAGAAAAGAAGGTAATTATTTTGTAGGGCGTACCGAGTTTGATTCGCCAGATGTTGATAACGAAGTACTTATTGATGCTACTAAAACCTATTTAAAGACCGGAGAATTTACAACGGTAAAAATTATTGAAGCTGAAGATTTCGACCTTTATGGTGAGGTAGTTTCTTAA
- a CDS encoding peptidoglycan DD-metalloendopeptidase family protein: MNLKEFSEFLKNISSEPLRVLDPTIPNNKYVPLDLSETNEALNAVDVSSSKKLDAYVNSHIKTNEAQVAFGGYLEIRNIYKRSNHFNKQAQEERNIHLGIDLWCDAETPIYAPLEGIVHSFKNNTNYGDYGPTIILKHNISGVEFYTLYGHLSLASIKHLEVGKPLKKGKQIGTLGNAEVNGDYPPHLHFQVIKDIQDYQGDYPGVCSKTDLEFYKNNCPNPDLLLKL, from the coding sequence ATGAATTTAAAAGAATTTTCAGAGTTTTTAAAAAACATAAGTTCAGAACCATTACGTGTTCTAGATCCTACTATTCCTAATAATAAATATGTGCCTTTAGATTTATCTGAAACTAATGAGGCCTTAAATGCTGTTGATGTATCATCATCCAAAAAGTTGGATGCATATGTAAATAGCCATATAAAAACCAACGAAGCACAAGTAGCTTTTGGTGGTTACTTAGAAATAAGAAACATATACAAACGTAGCAACCATTTTAATAAACAAGCGCAAGAAGAACGCAATATTCATTTAGGTATTGATTTATGGTGCGATGCAGAAACGCCAATTTATGCGCCGCTTGAAGGAATCGTACATAGTTTTAAAAACAATACCAATTATGGCGATTACGGACCAACCATAATTTTAAAACATAATATCTCTGGTGTTGAATTTTACACACTTTACGGGCATTTAAGTTTAGCTTCCATTAAACATTTAGAAGTTGGTAAACCTCTTAAAAAAGGTAAACAAATAGGCACTTTAGGAAATGCTGAGGTAAATGGCGATTATCCACCTCATTTGCATTTTCAGGTTATAAAAGATATTCAAGATTATCAAGGCGATTACCCGGGTGTTTGTAGTAAAACCGATTTAGAGTTTTATAAAAATAATTGCCCGAATCCTGATTTGCTTTTGAAGTTATAA
- a CDS encoding TIR domain-containing protein encodes MELVKKYKRTVFKSHRLKEIFDFWKSSINNIDEDAVAIRLIENNTESWNYDTDEEFLSDYDNEKSYATYSKSFYLKRSKNELLQSVSLKITLFENSETHVYIKDNDRIRILKIKNFIEENISDYEILKPKVKSPEILKPVVFIGHGGSSDWRDLKDHLNDKHGIEVIAYETGARAGHTIRDILDEMMENSSFAILVMTSSDEQVDGTMNARPNVIHEVGLFQGKLGFNKAIVALEKGTNLFSNLDGIQQLRFSPGNIKEIFGDVLATIKREF; translated from the coding sequence ATGGAATTAGTAAAAAAATACAAAAGAACAGTATTTAAGAGTCATCGATTAAAAGAAATTTTTGACTTCTGGAAATCTTCAATTAATAACATTGATGAAGATGCTGTTGCAATTAGATTAATTGAAAACAATACTGAATCTTGGAATTATGATACGGACGAAGAATTTTTATCAGATTATGATAATGAAAAATCTTATGCAACATATAGTAAATCATTCTATTTAAAGCGTAGTAAAAATGAACTACTTCAGTCAGTTTCTTTAAAAATAACCCTTTTTGAAAATTCTGAAACTCACGTATATATAAAAGATAATGACCGAATAAGAATATTAAAAATAAAAAATTTCATAGAAGAGAATATTAGCGATTATGAAATTCTAAAACCGAAAGTAAAATCACCTGAAATTCTAAAACCTGTAGTTTTTATTGGTCACGGAGGAAGTTCAGATTGGAGAGATTTAAAAGACCACTTAAATGATAAACATGGTATTGAAGTTATAGCATATGAAACTGGAGCTAGAGCTGGTCATACAATTAGAGATATACTAGATGAAATGATGGAAAACTCTTCATTTGCAATATTAGTAATGACGTCTTCTGACGAGCAAGTGGACGGAACTATGAATGCAAGACCAAATGTAATTCACGAAGTTGGTTTGTTTCAAGGTAAACTAGGGTTTAATAAAGCTATTGTCGCTTTGGAGAAAGGCACAAACTTATTTTCAAACCTTGATGGAATTCAACAATTACGATTTTCTCCTGGAAATATAAAAGAAATTTTTGGTGATGTTTTGGCTACAATTAAAAGAGAGTTTTAA
- a CDS encoding N-formylglutamate amidohydrolase: protein MQLIITCEHGGNTIPKNFEAYFKGAELVLNSHRGYDLGALDVFKTLETLANESLYSETSRLVIELNRSLHHPNLFSEFTKHISKAEKQDLINSYYLVYRNKVKNTIENWIKNDETVLHISVHSFTPILNNIERNGDIGLLFDSRKPTEKAFCIAFKNQLNLLKPDLNVRYNYPYLGKADGFTTYLRKQFQTHYLGIEIEINQKYAKANVMSRELKSVLFSALKTLLNTRKTEA, encoded by the coding sequence GTGCAACTCATAATAACCTGTGAGCATGGTGGAAATACCATTCCTAAAAATTTTGAAGCCTATTTTAAAGGTGCTGAGTTAGTTTTAAACTCGCATCGCGGATACGATTTGGGTGCTTTAGATGTATTTAAAACATTAGAAACGCTTGCCAACGAGTCTTTATATTCTGAAACCAGCCGATTAGTTATTGAACTTAATAGGTCGTTACATCACCCAAATTTGTTTTCAGAATTTACAAAGCATATTTCTAAAGCAGAAAAGCAGGATTTAATTAATTCGTATTATTTAGTCTATAGAAATAAGGTTAAAAACACCATAGAGAACTGGATTAAAAACGATGAAACTGTTTTACATATTTCGGTGCACTCTTTCACGCCTATTTTAAACAATATTGAAAGAAACGGCGATATTGGGTTGCTATTCGATTCTAGAAAACCAACAGAAAAAGCCTTTTGTATAGCCTTTAAAAACCAACTTAATCTTTTAAAACCAGACTTAAATGTGCGTTATAATTACCCATATTTAGGGAAAGCGGATGGTTTTACAACGTATTTACGCAAACAGTTTCAAACACATTATTTGGGTATTGAAATTGAGATTAACCAGAAATACGCAAAGGCCAATGTGATGTCTCGAGAATTAAAAAGTGTTTTATTTTCAGCCTTAAAAACACTTTTAAACACAAGAAAGACTGAAGCTTGA
- a CDS encoding glutamate-cysteine ligase family protein, with amino-acid sequence MSKKYHLFEVFGIELEYMLVSNLDFKVNPIVDELLTLKNGTLTDDIDNGDIAWSNELVAHVVELKTNGPTKNLDTLADAFHKNVLEINALLSTLNTSLLPTAAHPLMNPLTDTQLWKHSYSEVYALYNRIFNCKGHGWSNVQSTHINLPFFDDSEFEKLHAAIRIILPIIPGLCASSPILEGKSTGFKDTRLEYYKTNQKEIPEMTGLVIPEQVFSKDDYHANIFEPINKAIKPHDTDNILDHYFLNSRGAIARFDRNAIEIRLVDIQECPQADIAICVFIIEVIKLLVSNKTSSLETQKSWTKEALFSILNPCIKDGENHIVYNLEYLNLFEIEQACTVQDIWKQLYKLVKTNIHETHHHAIETIILKGTLATRILKALGHDFSEKNIKKVYKKLAACLQENKVFTSCNS; translated from the coding sequence ATGAGCAAAAAATATCATTTATTTGAAGTTTTTGGGATCGAATTAGAATACATGCTAGTTAGTAATTTAGATTTTAAAGTAAACCCCATAGTTGATGAGTTACTTACTTTAAAAAATGGCACATTAACAGATGATATAGACAATGGAGATATTGCATGGAGTAACGAATTAGTAGCTCATGTTGTGGAGTTAAAAACCAACGGGCCAACTAAAAATTTAGATACGCTTGCAGATGCATTTCATAAAAATGTACTAGAAATCAATGCGCTTTTAAGTACTTTAAATACGTCGTTATTACCAACAGCAGCACACCCATTAATGAATCCGTTAACAGATACTCAACTCTGGAAACATAGTTATAGTGAGGTTTATGCTTTATACAATCGTATTTTTAATTGTAAAGGACATGGTTGGAGCAATGTACAAAGCACTCATATTAATTTGCCTTTTTTTGATGATAGTGAGTTTGAAAAACTACATGCAGCTATTCGAATCATTTTACCAATAATTCCAGGTTTATGCGCTAGTTCGCCTATTCTTGAAGGAAAAAGTACAGGATTTAAAGACACACGATTAGAATATTACAAAACCAATCAAAAGGAAATTCCAGAAATGACAGGTTTAGTTATTCCTGAGCAAGTTTTCTCAAAAGACGATTACCATGCTAACATTTTTGAACCCATTAACAAAGCTATAAAACCGCACGATACAGATAATATTTTAGATCATTACTTCTTAAACTCTCGTGGTGCTATTGCTCGTTTTGACAGAAATGCTATTGAAATTAGGTTAGTGGATATACAAGAATGCCCGCAAGCCGATATTGCTATTTGTGTATTTATTATAGAAGTTATTAAACTGCTTGTAAGCAATAAAACCTCTTCTTTAGAAACACAAAAATCATGGACTAAAGAAGCCCTTTTCAGTATATTAAATCCATGTATTAAAGACGGAGAAAATCATATTGTTTATAATTTAGAATATCTAAATTTATTTGAAATAGAACAAGCCTGTACCGTACAAGATATTTGGAAACAGCTTTATAAATTGGTAAAAACCAATATACACGAAACGCATCATCATGCTATAGAAACCATCATACTTAAAGGGACTTTAGCCACCAGAATACTTAAAGCTTTGGGGCATGATTTTTCAGAAAAAAACATCAAAAAGGTGTATAAAAAATTAGCTGCTTGTTTACAGGAAAATAAAGTTTTTACGTCGTGCAACTCATAA